The Candidatus Methylomirabilota bacterium DNA window GCCATCTCGAGGATGAGGCGGAGGACGTCCCGCGCATCGGCATCGTCCTCGACGAGAAGGACCTTGATGTTGTCGAGCCGGGCCGGCGCGGCGGCGGGCGTGTCGGCGCCCCCAACCCGTTCGAGCTGGTCCAGTTCACGAGGGGAAAGAACCGGAAGCCGAACCGTGAACGTGGCTCCCTCCCCCACGCCCGGGCTGTGGGCGTGAACGCTACCGCCGTGCCCTTCGACAAGCGCCTTGACGATGGCGAGCCCGAGACCGATCCCGCCCTGCCGTGTGCTCACCATCTTCGCCTGGCTGAACCGCTCGAAGAGATGCGGCAGGAACTCCGGGGCGATGCCCTGACCGGTATCGGCGACCTGAATCTCCACCTGCGAACCGGCCGAGGTGAGCCGAACCTCGATGCGCCCACCCCGAGGCGTGAACTTCACGGCGTTCGAGAGAAGGTTCTCGACGACCTGCGTCAGACGGAGCGAGTCACCTGCGACCGGCTCGGGGACGGCGTGATCGATGAAGATCACGTTGATGGCCCTGGCGTCAGCCGCCAGGCGAAGCGCATCCAGTGCCTCTTGAACCACCGCGCTGAGGTCGACGGGCTGACGGTCGAGACGAATGCTGCCACCGATGATCCGGGACACGTCGAGCAGGTCGTCGATGATTCGCGCCGCTGCCCTGGCGTTGCGTTCGATGACGTGGATCGCGTGCATCGCCTGGGCTGGGTCGAGCTGCCCGCGGTCGAGCAGATGCGCACAACCGAGGAGGGCGCTCAGCGGCGTCCGGAGCTCGTGGGAGACCATGGCGAGGAACTCGTCCTTCAACCGGTTCGCGGTCTCGGCGTCAGCCCGGGCGCGGTCCGCCGCATCCGCCAGGGTCTGATTCTGCATCGAGCTGACGACCAGCTGCTCGTTCGCGTCTCGAAGCTGGTCCAGCAACGACTGCTGATCAGGCTGCGTGGCGGGCGTTTCGCGCTTCGGATCGTCGCCCGGCCGTTCCGCGTGGGGAGTCATGCCACCCTTCTACGATTACTGGCGGCGATCACGTCGGGTCGGGCCTCGCGGGTGCGCCTCGGGGGAGCTCCAGGGATCGGCGGTCAGAAGCCCGTGATGGTACCCGCGGATCGGGTCACCGACGGTGATGCCCCTCGAGTTCACCTCGTAGAAACGCAGGTCCGCGCTGTGATCGCTGCCGCGGACCTTCACGACCGTCATCACCCGCTTCAGCGCCCCGTCCAGCTCCACGTAGCGCTGCAGGATGAGCGCGTCCGTGAGGAACGCATTCTCGCGAGGACCGAGGCGGAGCTCGGTGTAGCCATCCTCGATCTCGATCGTCATCATCACCGTGACGCCGAGGCCGGTCAAGACGCCCACCAGGCGGTAGAGCGACTCCCGAAAATCTTCACGGAACCCGGGCGAGACGGCCGTCTCGAAGCCGGAGAGCGAGTCGATCGCGACGCGCTGGGCCTGGGTGCGTGCGATCGTCTCGCGCAGCTCGTACAGCGTCTCATCGACGGACAGGTCGAGCGGGCGAAGGTAGACCATGGTGATCTGGCCGTCGTGGATCATCCGGCCGAGAGTATCGCCCAGCGCCGTGGTCCGCAGGTAGCCGGCGGGGTGCTTCTCGAAGACGGCGATCACGCCGCGCTCCCCGCGCCTCACCCCCTCGACGACGAACTGACCGGCCAGCACGGTCTTGCCCGAACCGGAGGGGCCGGCGACCATCGCCGAATAGCCCCGGGGGACGCCGCCGCCCAGCATCTCGTCGAGGCCGCGGACGCCCGTC harbors:
- a CDS encoding ATP-binding protein, coding for MTPHAERPGDDPKRETPATQPDQQSLLDQLRDANEQLVVSSMQNQTLADAADRARADAETANRLKDEFLAMVSHELRTPLSALLGCAHLLDRGQLDPAQAMHAIHVIERNARAAARIIDDLLDVSRIIGGSIRLDRQPVDLSAVVQEALDALRLAADARAINVIFIDHAVPEPVAGDSLRLTQVVENLLSNAVKFTPRGGRIEVRLTSAGSQVEIQVADTGQGIAPEFLPHLFERFSQAKMVSTRQGGIGLGLAIVKALVEGHGGSVHAHSPGVGEGATFTVRLPVLSPRELDQLERVGGADTPAAAPARLDNIKVLLVEDDADARDVLRLILEMAGAKVEASGSVRGALRALDDFRPDVLVSDIGMPDEDGYTLIRHVRAREGNGGYLPAIALTGYVTSEDSARLRAAGFQMHARKPVEPDELVAMVASLARSGSR